The Candidatus Eisenbacteria bacterium region AGACCGTTCCTCGGATTTGATCGAGGCGTTGGTTCAACAGGTGAAGCTTCCGGTTCCGGTCCTCCGTCGTCTCGAGAAGGTGGTGCATCAGGAGCGCCTCGTTCGTCGTGGAGGCGACCTCGGCGGTGAAGATGGAGTAGTCGGCGTAGACGTAGGGCTGGCGGCGGGAGGAATGCCTGGTGTGAAGGGCGTGGCCCAGCTCGTGGGCGAGCGTGAAGACGTCGTCCAGCGTCCCCTGCCAATTGAGAAGCACGTAGGGGTGCGCGCCGTAGGCCCCCCAGGAGTAGGCGCCGCTCCTTTTCCCCTCGTTCTCGTACACGTCGATCCAACCGCCCCCGAGCCCCTCGTCGAGCGCCGCGCCGTAAGCGGGCCCGAGGGGACGGAGCCCCTCGCGCACCAGGGCGACCGCCTCCTCGTAGGGGATCTTCTCCTCCCCCTCCGGGAAGAGCGGGACGAAGAGGTCCCAGGGGCGCAGCTCTTCCAGGCCGAGGATCCTCCGGCGGAGATCGAGGTAGCGGCGGAGCGGCTCCGGGCGCTCCTGGACGGCGCGGAGCGTGGTGTCGAACACGGCGCGGGGGATGTTCCCCCCGTCCAGCGCGCGCTCCAGGCAGTTGTCGTAACCGCGGGCGCGGGCGTAGAAGATGTCCTTGGTCACGCTCCCGCTGAGCAGGGCGGCGAAAACGTTCCGAAACTTCCGGTAGGTGCCGAGGAGCGCCTCGTAGGCGTCCCGGCGCACCCGCCTCTCCCGGCTCTCCATGAACAGGCTGAACCTTCCCTTGGTGACCTCCACTTCACGCCCCTCCTCGTCCCGGATGGCCGGGAAACGGAGGTCCGCGTTGTTCAGCATGGTGAAAGCGTTGCGCGGGCCGGCCGCGACGTTGCCGGAAAGGGCGAGCAGCTTCTCCTCCTCAGGCGAAAGCGTGTGGGGACGAAGGCGGAGAAGGTCGTCCAGGTCGTGCCGGTAAAGGCGGAGTTCCTCGTTCTCGTCCAAGAAAGCTGCGATCCTCTCCTCGGGGAGGGCGAGAATCTCCGGAGGGATCCACGATTCCGCCTCGCCCACCTTGGGACGGAGGGCGGCGATCCGTTCGGCGAGCGCCTGCCCCTCCGGGTCACCCGTGTTCTGGTCCCGGTACAGATGGGCGTACACGTACAGGCGGCCGAAGCTCTCGTTCAGACGGTCCCGGGCGCGGAGCGTTTCGAGAAGCGCCTCGGACGACTCGCCCGCCCTTCCCTTCCGTGAGGTGAGCGCCTCGATCCGCTCCGGGATCCGGTCGAAGGATTCCCGCCACGCCCCGGGGGAAGGGTACATGTCTTCCAGACGCCATTGATGGCGGGGATCGAGTTCGTCCCGCCTCGGAAGGGGACGGGGTGGGGCATCGGCGTCCTCGGACGCCGGCCGCGGGAAGAGGATAAGCTCGCGCATCGTCTCCGTCTTTCGGGGATAAGGGATTCCGACGAACCGCCGGGACCGCGCGCACCCGCGCCCGGCGAACCCGCCGAGGATAGCCGATGCGGTCCGCCCGCTCAAGGACGCCCGCCCCGCGGCGGCGGGGGCGCTCCGGAGGCCCGGAGGACGGGTGGAGAAAGGGGTCCCGGAACGTGGTATAATGGAAAAGGAATCCACTCGAACAATCCCGTCGTCTCCCTCGAAAGGAGTGAACGATGAAACGGCTCGCGTCCGTTTTCCTCGCCCTGGCCGTCCTCGCCGGCCTCGTCTCCGCTGAAACCCGTTACCTTTCCTCCGATCGCTACGTGTCCGTGGAAGGGCTGCAAAGCGCGGAGCGCCTCCCGGCCAGGATCGCGGAAGCGCACGCCGCCGAGAAGGCGCTTCGGACCGATCCGACCGCCTGCCCGGACTCCTTCGACGTGGTGCATTACGAGCTGCATATGACCGTGAACCACTCCGCGGAGCTTCTGGACGGACAGGCCTTCGTCACCCTGCAAAGCATGAAGGACGACCTTGCTTCGGTGCGGCTCGATCTCCGATCCCTCACCGTCTCCGGCGTCTACCACGGCGGAACACCCCTCGCCTACACCCACGCGGCCGACACGCTTCTGGTCACCCTCGACTCGCCCCTGGACGACGGCGACACGGCGACGGTGGAGGTGGTTTACGGAGGGACGCCCTGGCACGAACCGAGCCCGGGCGGTTTCGGGGGCTTCTGGGTATACGGCTACCCGATCACCGACTTCAGCATGGGCGTGGGCGTAAGCTCCGGCAACCCCTCCATGGGCCGGACCTGGTTCCCCGGCGTGGATTCCCCCTGCGACAAGGCGACCTGCGACATCTACGTGGAGACCGCGGCCACCAAAGTGGGAGTCGCCACCGGCGAGTTGGTCTCCGTGGAGACCGACACGGCGACGGGACGCAAAACCTATCACTGGCGCGAGGATCATCCGGTCTCGAGTTACCTGATGGCCGTCTCGATCGCCAAATACGATGAGGTGACCGACGCCTACCACGACTTCATCCACCACTACGTGCATCGGGACCTGATTCCCAACGCCCCCGGTTCTTTCCAGAACGTGCACCACATGATGGACGGCTTGATCGAGCGGTTCGGCGATTACCCCTACGACGAGTTCGGCTACGTGACGACCCCCATCGGCGACATGGAGCACCAGACGAAGGTCTTCCACATCAGTTGGGGCGTGAACGGCACCACCACCTACGACGACCTTCTCGCCCACGAGATGACGCACCAGTGGTTCGGCGACCTGGTCACCTACGGCGACTGGCGGGACGTCTGGCTCTCCGAGGGATTCGCCACCTACGGCCAAGCGCTCTTCCACGAACACCTCTACGGCGAGCAGGATTACCACGACTACGTTGTCTCCGATCTTTTCACCCCTTATCTGAACAGCGCCGAAATCCTCACCTATCCGATCTACGATCCCGACTACCTCTGGGGGACCGTCGCTTACGAGAAGGGCGCCTCCGTGGTCCACATGCTCCGGGGCGTGATGGGAGACTCTCTCTTCTTCGACGCGCTGAATCTCTACCTGGACAATCACGCCTACGGCAACGCGTACACGCCGGATTTCATCGCCGATTGCGAAACCGTCTACGGCGGTGACCTGGACTGGTTCTTCGACGAGTGGATCTACCAGGGGGGCCATCCGGTGATCGATTGGGGATGGACTTCGGTCGAGGAGACGCCGGGGAACTGGCGGGTGGATATCAGTACGCGGCAGACGCAGACCGTCGGACCGGACGCCTACGTCATGCCCGTCGACTTTCTGATCGAAACGCCCGCGGGAGACACGACGGTCGTTCTCTGGATCGACGCGGAGACCAACCAGTTCCAGGTCTACCCGGGCGGCGAGGCGACGGCCGTCCTCTTCGATCCGGACGAGTGGCTTCTCGACGAGAACGCGGAGGTTTCCACCGCCGCCGGCGAGGGTGCCCCGCCCGCGCGCTTCGCGCTGGAGCCGAACCGCCCCAACCCGTTCAACCCGATCACGTCCATCTCCTTCGAGCTGCCGGAGGCGTGTCCGGTGACGATCGGCGTCTATGCGATCACCGGCGAGAGGATCCACACCCTCGTGGACGGCATCTCCTTCCCTGAAGGCCGACACGCCGTTGTGTGGGACGGCCGGGACGACGCCGGTCGCGCCGTGGCGAGCGGGGTCTACTTCTGCCGGATCGACGCCGGCGGGAGGACCGAATCACGCAAGATGAGCCTCATTCGGTAGTCACGCGCGCCGCGGAAAAGAGCCGGGCGCCGTGGGGATTCCGCGTTCCCTCGGCGCCCGTATCTTTTTATCCGCCAATCGCTTTCCCTGTCCGGGGTCGCGACGGGGATCACGCCCCCTCCCCTTTCATCTTTACGACCGCCGCCGTCGCCCGTTAGGATGAGGGTGAACCTCATCATCCAAGGGAGGTGCGAGATGAGAAGGATATCCCTCCTCGCCGTCGCGTTTCTGGCGGGGTCCCTGCTGATTTCCGGCTCGGCGACGGCGGCCGATAAGAAGCCGGTCGTTCGCTTCGGGTTCTATCCCTCCCACAATCGGGAACAGCTCACTATTTTAGCCGAGGAGTTCTGCCAGTATCTGACGGACAAGACCGAGTACCGCTTCGTGCCGGTCGTGAGCCACAACTACGACGATCTGATCGAGGGCGTCGGCAAAAACGAGGTGGACTTCGCCTGGCTCTCGCCGCTCAGCTACGTCAAGGCGGAACGGAGCGGCGTCGCGCGGGTGCTTCTCAAGTCGGTCCGCGGAGCGGAACCGTTCTACTACGGCGCCATCGTGGTGCGCCGGGACAGCGGGATCCGCACGATCCGCGAACTACAGGGGAAACGAATGGGCTGGGCCTACCCGAGCAGCACCGCCGGATTCATGTTCACCAAGGCGGCGCTCCACGCCCAGGGGATCGACGTGGACGCCTACTTCGCGTCCAACACCTTCATCGGCGGTTACGACGAGATCGTCAAGGCGGTCCTCCACGGGCGGATCGACGCGGGCGCCGTTTTCGCCAACGACACGGAGAACCGCCGGGGCGCCTGGACCCAGTACCTCGAGCCGCGGGACAGCCGCAAGCTGAAGGCGGTCTTCTATACGAAGCCGATACCGGGCGACACGATCACCGGCTCCAAGCCCTTCATCGAGGCGAACCCCAAGATCACGAACGAAATACTCCGGCGTTTGCTCGAGATGGGGGACGACCCGGCCGGCAAGAAGCTCCTTTACGACCTCTACCAGGTGGACTATCTGGTCGACGCGGAGAGCGGGGATTACGAGTCGGTGCGCGAGGCGGAGAGGCTGTTCCCGGATCGCTTTTAACCGGTCGGCGCCGGATCGGTTCGTCCTGCGAAGGCGGAACGCGGCGAACCGATCCGGCGTCCCCAGCCACTTGACACGGATAGAAACAGTTACAGCACGACGAAATCGGATTTGCCTCTCCCGCATTGACCGTCAGCGGGAAATTCATTTTCCCTTCTTCTTTTGCTTGCGCCTCCCTCCTGGCGGCTTGATTCCTTTCGCGCTATCCTCCCGGCGAGGAGACTTGTCGGATGAGCGATGATCGCCGGTCGCTCCGGAGCATTCTGATCCCGCTGATCGTCTTCGGCGTCGCCTTCGGCTACCTGGAGGCGGCGGTGGTGATTTACATCCGGCGGATTTTCTTCCCCGAGGGGTTTCGCTTTCCCATTCTCGTCCCGCCGAATGCCTACGCGCTCGTGGAACTCCTGCGAGAAGCCGCGACCCTCATCATGCTCTGGGCGGCGGCGTCGCTCGCCGGGCGCTCCCGCTGGGAACGCTTCGGATGGTTCGCCTTCCTCTTCGGCGTCTGGGACGTCGTCTTCTACGCCGGCCTCTTCGCCGTTCTCCGCTGGCCCGAATCGCTTCTCACCTGGGACATCCTCTTCCTCATCCCTCTCGTTTGGGCCGGCCCCGTTCTCGCCCCCCTCCTCGTGTCGGTCCTCCTCGTTTCCGGCGGGGCGGCCCTCGCCGTCCGGAAGCGCCGCGGACGGCCGGTCCGCGTTCGGCCGTTCGATTGGGCGCTCGGCGCGGCCGGAGTCCTCCTCATGCTCGGCTCCTTCATGACCAACCACGGCGTCCTCGTCGCCGGCGGGATCCCCGAACGGTTCCCCTGGGCGTTTTTCGTCGCCGGATGGCTCGCCGCGGCGGGAGCCGGCGTACGTGTTTTACGCACGAAACAATAGAAGCCGAGAGAAGGACGTCAGCGGCCGACGAGCCAGCAGAGCTGCGCCGTGAGGATCGCGAGGTAGTTCCCCACCGCGTAGCCGAGAAGGGCCATGAGGATCGAAACCGGGATCAGGCTTTTTCGGTGATAGGCGGCGACGATCGGCGCCGAGGCGATGCCGCCGATGTTCGCCGCCGAGGCGATCGCCGCGGTGTGCACGTCCACCCGGAAGAGGCGGGCCCCGAGAAGCACGAATCCGCCGTGGATGAAGATCCAGATGAAGGCGCCGGCGACGAACCAGGGCGCCCGGCTGAGCCCGGAGAGTTCCGCTCTCGCGCCCATGCCGGCGACGAAGAGGTAAACCATCGCCATGGCGATCGGCTGGCTTCCGGGGATGCGCCGCGCCCGCGTGAAGGAGAGAGCGATGCCGAAGGTGGTGACCAGCAGCACCTCCCAAGTCCCCGTGGAGAGGACCGGCGGGAGCTCCGGAATGCCCGCCGCGACACCCTTGGCGGCGGCGGTGACGGCGAGCCCGATCGAAAGGAGAAGAAGGAGGTCGAGCATCGCAGGCGCCCGCTCCTCCCTTTCGATGGAACGGGCCGCCTCCTCGAGTATCCGGAGACGATCCGACGAGACGCGGGTGAAACGGCCGAATCGCTCCGCCCACGCCTTCGACCCGAGCAGGATCGGCAGCCAGACGACGTAGACCAGATTGTCGGAGAGGACGGCGAGGCCCAGTTCCTCCGGGGGCGCGTCGAGGGCGCCCGCCACGGCGGCCATGTTCCCGGTGCCGCCGATCCAGCTCCCCGCCAGAGCGCCGAATCCCTTCCACGCATCGTGCGAGAGGCCGCGATGCACCAGCGCGTATGCAACGGCGCCGCCGATCACCACGCCGGCGCTCCCGAGGAGCATGACGAAGACGCCGCTCCCCATCACGCGCACCGCCTTCCGGCAATCCAGCGAGAGAAGCATGAAGGTGAGGAAGATCGGAAGCGCGTAGGCGCGCATCCCCGAATAGACCGGGCTCGCCGTCGGAATCACCCCGGTGTTGGAGAGGACCAGCGGAATCATGTAGATGAAGAGGAGCGGCGGGAAATAGTGGAACAGTCTCCAGCCGGTCCGCTTCTCCACCAGAAAG contains the following coding sequences:
- the pepF gene encoding oligoendopeptidase F, whose amino-acid sequence is MRELILFPRPASEDADAPPRPLPRRDELDPRHQWRLEDMYPSPGAWRESFDRIPERIEALTSRKGRAGESSEALLETLRARDRLNESFGRLYVYAHLYRDQNTGDPEGQALAERIAALRPKVGEAESWIPPEILALPEERIAAFLDENEELRLYRHDLDDLLRLRPHTLSPEEEKLLALSGNVAAGPRNAFTMLNNADLRFPAIRDEEGREVEVTKGRFSLFMESRERRVRRDAYEALLGTYRKFRNVFAALLSGSVTKDIFYARARGYDNCLERALDGGNIPRAVFDTTLRAVQERPEPLRRYLDLRRRILGLEELRPWDLFVPLFPEGEEKIPYEEAVALVREGLRPLGPAYGAALDEGLGGGWIDVYENEGKRSGAYSWGAYGAHPYVLLNWQGTLDDVFTLAHELGHALHTRHSSRRQPYVYADYSIFTAEVASTTNEALLMHHLLETTEDRNRKLHLLNQRLDQIRGTVYTQVLFAEFERRIHEAAEREEPITAEALGGIFTEAHETLYGDRVERDELHDVYWARIPHFYTGFYVYQYATGFAAATALSQRILREGEEAVRRYIGFLEAGGSDYPIEILRRAGVDMTSPEPIEETVRLFDRLLDEVEALL
- the phnD gene encoding phosphate/phosphite/phosphonate ABC transporter substrate-binding protein, encoding MRRISLLAVAFLAGSLLISGSATAADKKPVVRFGFYPSHNREQLTILAEEFCQYLTDKTEYRFVPVVSHNYDDLIEGVGKNEVDFAWLSPLSYVKAERSGVARVLLKSVRGAEPFYYGAIVVRRDSGIRTIRELQGKRMGWAYPSSTAGFMFTKAALHAQGIDVDAYFASNTFIGGYDEIVKAVLHGRIDAGAVFANDTENRRGAWTQYLEPRDSRKLKAVFYTKPIPGDTITGSKPFIEANPKITNEILRRLLEMGDDPAGKKLLYDLYQVDYLVDAESGDYESVREAERLFPDRF
- a CDS encoding DUF819 family protein → MIVSPLAVLTLLAALVAAVFLVEKRTGWRLFHYFPPLLFIYMIPLVLSNTGVIPTASPVYSGMRAYALPIFLTFMLLSLDCRKAVRVMGSGVFVMLLGSAGVVIGGAVAYALVHRGLSHDAWKGFGALAGSWIGGTGNMAAVAGALDAPPEELGLAVLSDNLVYVVWLPILLGSKAWAERFGRFTRVSSDRLRILEEAARSIEREERAPAMLDLLLLLSIGLAVTAAAKGVAAGIPELPPVLSTGTWEVLLVTTFGIALSFTRARRIPGSQPIAMAMVYLFVAGMGARAELSGLSRAPWFVAGAFIWIFIHGGFVLLGARLFRVDVHTAAIASAANIGGIASAPIVAAYHRKSLIPVSILMALLGYAVGNYLAILTAQLCWLVGR